The DNA region CCGGGCGCACTTCGACGGGCCCCGCCTGCAGCGGCTCGGCCAACTCGTCGACCTCGCCGAGCCGGTCTGGGTCGACGAACTCGACTCGCCGTCGGTGCGCGAGCGGCTGGCGACCGTCGAGGTCCTGCTGACCTCGTGGGGGGCGCCCCGGTTGACCTCCGGGCGACTCGCCGCCGCGCCGGCGCTGCGGGCGGTCTTCCACGCCGCTGGCAGCGTCCGGTCACTGGTGAGCGACGAACTGTGGCGCCGGGGCATCCGGGTCAGCACCGCGGCCGACGCCAACGCCGTCCCGGTGGCCGAGTACACCCTCGCCGCGATCATCTTCGCCGGCAAGAAGGTGCCGTTCATCGCGGCCGACCCCGACGGGGCGTACCGGGGCTGGAGCCACCACCACGGCCACGGCGACCTGTCCAACTACCGCCGGACCATCGGAGTGGTCGGCTTCTCCCGGATCGGCCGGCGGGTGGTGGACCTGATCGGCTGCCTCGACACGGCACGATGCCTGGTCGCCGACCCGTACGCCGACCCGGCCGAGGTCGCCGCGGCCGGGGCGACCCTGGTCGACCTGCACGAGATGCTGCCGCACAGCGAGATCCTCACCCTGCACGCGCCGGAGCTGCCCAGCACGTACCGCATGATCGGCGCGGCCGAACTCGCGCTGCTGCCCGACCACGCCACGGTGATCAACACGGCCCGGGGGAGCCTGGTCGACCCGGCGGCGCTCGCCGCCGAATGCCGATCCGGCCGGCTGTACGCGATCCTCGACGTCACCGACCCCGAGCCGCTGCCCGCCGACGCCGCCCTGCGGGCGGCCCCGAACGTCATGGTCAGCCCGCACCTGGCCGGATCGCTCGGTACGGAGATCCGCCGCCTCACCGACCACACCCTCGACGAACTCGCCCGGTGGACCACCGCCCAACCGCTGCACGCCGAGGTCACCGCCGAGGCCTTCACGCTGCACGCCTGACCGTCACCCGCACCCGTCCCGTCCACCCGACTCACCCCCCGCACCCCGCACCCCGCCAGTTAAGGAGTCACCACATGAACCGACGTCTCACCGGGGCGGCAGCCGCCGCCACCGCCCTGCTCCTGGCCACCGCCGGCTGCGGTGGCGGTGACGAACCGACCGTCGGCAGCGACGGCCGGCAGGTCCTGACCGTCGCGCTGTGGAACTACGACAGCACCCCTGAGTTCGCGGCGCTGATCGAGGGGTTCGAGGCCGCCCACCCGGACATCGACGTGCAGCCGGTGGACATCCTCGCCGACGACTACGCCGAGAAGGTCACCACCATGCTCGCCGGCGGTGACCAGACCGACGTACTCACCATGAAGAACGTCACCGATTACTCCCGGTACGCGCTGCGCGGCCAGTTGGCGTCGGTGGCCGACGAGGCCGCCGCGCTCGACGAGAGCAAGTACCTCGGCCTGGAGCCGTTCGACATCGACGGCGACTACTTCGCGCTGCCGTACCGGCAGGACTTCTGGGTCCTCTACTACAACAAGGCGATGCTGGCCGACACCGGTGCCGACCTGACCAACCTGACCTGGGCCGAGTACGCCGACCTGGCGAAGCGGCTGACCAGCGGCAGCGGCCAGGACACCGTGTACGGCACCTACCACCACACCTGGCGCTCCATCATCCACTCGACGGCGGCGGCGCAGAGCGGCGGTGACCTGATCGGCGGCGAGTACGGGTTCCTCAAGGACCGCTA from Solwaraspora sp. WMMD791 includes:
- a CDS encoding hydroxyacid dehydrogenase, with product MQPPPQALVVMDRDSYRAHFDGPRLQRLGQLVDLAEPVWVDELDSPSVRERLATVEVLLTSWGAPRLTSGRLAAAPALRAVFHAAGSVRSLVSDELWRRGIRVSTAADANAVPVAEYTLAAIIFAGKKVPFIAADPDGAYRGWSHHHGHGDLSNYRRTIGVVGFSRIGRRVVDLIGCLDTARCLVADPYADPAEVAAAGATLVDLHEMLPHSEILTLHAPELPSTYRMIGAAELALLPDHATVINTARGSLVDPAALAAECRSGRLYAILDVTDPEPLPADAALRAAPNVMVSPHLAGSLGTEIRRLTDHTLDELARWTTAQPLHAEVTAEAFTLHA
- a CDS encoding sugar ABC transporter substrate-binding protein yields the protein MNRRLTGAAAAATALLLATAGCGGGDEPTVGSDGRQVLTVALWNYDSTPEFAALIEGFEAAHPDIDVQPVDILADDYAEKVTTMLAGGDQTDVLTMKNVTDYSRYALRGQLASVADEAAALDESKYLGLEPFDIDGDYFALPYRQDFWVLYYNKAMLADTGADLTNLTWAEYADLAKRLTSGSGQDTVYGTYHHTWRSIIHSTAAAQSGGDLIGGEYGFLKDRYQMVLDLQAAGATMPWATASTQKVQYHTMFSTGQAAMLPMGTWYAARLIEEKKAGSIDVDWGIAPLPQVTEGGPVTTFGSPTAFAVNNKARNADAARTFVAWAAGPEGAAAIASIGVYPAYSDETITETYFGVEGMTNDEVAQAAFQPDEVMLEMPVSEKSSDVDVILTEEHELIMIGERSVDDGLAEMGKRVTSEVD